TCCAATTCAATGAAAAGAATACCTAACTGTATGGATGTACAAACTACAAAGTACGAAAGAAGCTAAGAAGGACccatagagagagagagagaggagggagagagaaTGAGGTTGTTGCAGTAGAAATGGAGTGGAAAGGTTCTTTCTCTAGCAGCCAGACGTCCAAGTATAATAAAACTGTTACATGAAGCTGTCTCTGCCTTTTCTGCAATTAAGAGGTTGAGGATCTGCCACGTGGCACACTCCATTCCACCGAGAACCAAATTTCTATTCTTTAAAGCATTATTAAAGTAGTTCTGAACGTTGGTTCTAATGATTAGTAAAACAAAATGTGAGTGAGTTGTTAATGAAATGGCGAAGTCAATTAGGACAGTTAGGTATTCTGTTTGAGCTTCAGTTTGATTCGAAGTCTCATTTGTTATTatgtttttaactaattttaggCTCTCTCAACTGTCAAGGATTAATACCTAATTATTTACCTTTTCtggtttaactttttatttcttCCTTTTGTTTGCATGCATGTGCATACATTTTAAGAAGTTTAGGTATGCATTTCGGTTCCTAAAGATTAACATCAGATTAATTCAATCCATAAAAATACTGTCAAATTCAATGGCTATTGCAAATTAATATACACgtcaaataatttcaaaaaaaaaggttaatatAATATCACGTTAGTTTttctcagttttttttttttattgctgTTTAACATTGAATGGGATCTAGAAAAGTTAGGACTTGATGTTACTTTAGCATTttaaaaaacacataaaatcaATCAAGtcttaaaagattaaaatataatcaaaaattaatttgaagtgATGTTCTATATTGATaacttaagaaaaatatttaatatcagagatataattatttatattattttttcctaTCAATTTAAGTTATTGACATTAGTAGTTTCATGATATCTAATGTCTTGTATTAATTGCAAagatcaaattatatatttacccAAAAGATCAACCTCGagtctttttttcttctttctttttccacaTAAAACCACAAGACATAATAACCCAGACACCGACATTGTATTCTGCAGGGGTTTTGGCGCGTTAATTAAATCCTATTCAGAATTTCTTATTAGTAAATGTACTTGGAGAAACAGCTCAACCGATTGatcaaaagagaaatattaggtAATCTGTAATTAAGTTCAATTAaatatttcatcttctttttatgcattttttcttttctttttttttttaactagaattttgttatcatttttaaactataaaattaatttaatgatcAAAATGACTTAATCAAATAATATCAGCTATTAATTGACCAAAATAGaatatctgtttgtctttttgtCATAACTTCGAAATCCTTCTCTCGGGAGTAATCTCGAAAACGTCATTTGTTCGAGAGCACTTCGATTATTTGATAAACCATGCAAACAATCACGGCAGCACATAAAGGTCGGGTCAACTACTTTGATAGTTTGATAATAACGCTCTCAAGTggattatcttcttttttttttttcaattataataattaataataaaaccaAGACATACTATCGCAGCTTTGCATTCTCAGGCTCTAGAGCCACATGAACCTAACAAGGTTGAAACTGGTACAAAAAATAACCACAAAACTAGCATTTAATATAATAGGATAAATATGCCAGTCTAAATATAATGTGATTAATCTTCAGAAGGAAGATAAATAGAAGCTCCACCAGAATCTGGATTATTCATCTCCGTGCAAATCTGTGCCCTGCACCCAACAACAAAGCTCTGCCAACTGGACCATTGTGAACACCCAAAACCAGAGCAACAGTCCCACCTATAGCCAGCCACTTCCAGTCGATACCATGACCCTTTTGTCTACCATTATTAATTATACTCTTCACTTCCTCTTCTCTGCATGACGCAGGCACCGAGCAATGCATGTTTGTTTCTGAAGATATCTTGGTTGTTTTACTTGCCATCAGTGCACATCTTGACAGAGAAGTGTCTGTTTTCCTAGTATTCTGGTATGCTCTCATTCCAGAGTGCAATTTCTTGACGGCTCCCCACATCCCATGACGGACTCCCAACTTTGCAACATCTTTAGGGATTCCCATGTCTTCAAAATGTAAGAGGGTAACCTCGCATGCAGTCAGCTGACCATCTCCTTTGCGAGACTCCACTGTGTCAAACGTTCGATATCAGCAGTTGAAACCATCACCTCTCAATAATTACAAGTAACCATCAAAAAATGATTCTTCTTTACAATTCTTACCTGATTTGATTGCCCAACTAGAAAAATAAAGGTCTACGCGTCTGGGCTTGTCACGTTTTGGCAAACTTGCATAGGGCACTCCCTAAAACATTGAAGATTAAAGAGTAACAAACCTTGTGCTAACACAGAATAATCAGCACAAATATAAATTTAGGTAAGTCGTGAGATGAAATTAGCATATGCACTGTGCAGAAAGCAGGGGAAAAAATTAATCAGTCTTTGCATTTGATGGAAGAAACTGTTATGAAAACTGCAAAGGCAATGAAACACCAGACAAATTTCTTTTGATAAACTGAAGTCCCAAGCCACTCTCTTGCACCTTATAATGTTGCAACTTTATTGAATTCTTAATTCGTGAAAACTTCTGGCATTAAATACCAAAAACACACAGAAATGTCATGAGATATCAAAATGATAAGTCTCATGAACAATTGCGCGTAGACATGAatactttcaagtttcaactatCCCAAAATAGTATCTCAAACCATATCAACAACCCAAACTTTGAAACTTGATTAGAAATAGCAGACAATAATATCTTGCAAGCATTTGTAATATACTAAAATGTAGGGTGGAGACTAGCTATGGTAAAAGAAACAGAAATAAACTGCCAAAAGATTCCAGAAATTGTGGTGAACAGTGTCACAACCATACCTTTGTCACACAATAGTATGTATTtccagcctgccatattcttcGAGCAATAACGTATTCTCGATCGCTGCAGAAAAATGGGAACTAGGCCCAGAAAGGGGTAAAAAAGGTATCAGTAAAGCAAATACCATCATTTGCTTGACATAAACAGTCTAAGATCTTTAGTCCAAATACCTTTTTAATCCAGTGAGTAACCATTGTTCCATTATGAGGGCATTCCTCCAATACTTTGCAGTATGCAAGCATAGTATCCCATTTACGACGAAAGTCATCATCCCAGAAAAAATCCCTCACCAGCTCTGGGGTTGCATCTTCAAAGACAGTTCTGCTCCGGTAAATTGTAGGACCGTTCTGTTAGCATATCCAATATCAGATGCTGATTTATTTTTGCTGTGGAATTAGAGAATCAGAAAGAAATACGTAATGGAAAATGGAACAGAATTATGtattgatcatcattattatcatccACACAACAGATGATGGTACGGTTATGGTGTTTGTTTTAAAACAAGGAACAGAAATTAACGAGATAAATCCTCTTTCAACTAGCAGGCAACAGAGGCACCGATAGAAATGAAATCTAAATTCACCAATAATATAGGCAGAATATCCATGAGACGGAAAAGTGAACCTAGATTCTACCTCAGGATCATGACGCCAAGCTTGGTATTGCATGGTTGGTGTTGTCTTTTCCATAAAACTTTGCCAGTCCATCTCTCCATCATTCCCTtctagaagatgaagaaaatgtTCCAAATCAGCTTGTGTAACAAGATCCTGCCCTTTATCATCAGCCTTATCACTGGACCTAATTCATGTGCATTAACCAAGTTGTAAAGTGAATTAAATGTTTCATGATGCCtgtatgaataaaattaaaatatgtagAACAGCCATTCAATAACTAAAACCAAGCAAGTATTAAGGTCATTATTACAGGGCATTTGTGAAATTCCTGACGCCATAAATAAAGAAGACGATAGTCACATTGATGGAGATACGACACAAAGACAATCCCCCAATTTAACGGACAGAGCGATGGGGGAAATAAAATGCCAGACACAAGCACTGCAAACTTCGATGTTTTCAGTGTAGCAACCAATCAATTTCTTAACAGTTAACACTATTCCCTAGAAATGCAGAAAATCTAAatgtaaaaaacaaaaaacagtaATAAGCAGTAAACTAGTCAATGGATAATCcatgaaaacagtaataatatACCCCCTAGAACAATTGGCTTATCCTAATGCGTAAATACCCGTTCCAGTTTGTTAGTAGAGGATCTCTTGCCCTAACCTACCTTGCTCCCTTGCTAAATGGATATAACCAGAGAGCTTCGATGCACCTTCCTTGTAATACAATTTTTCACGAAAGCATTCCTAGTTTAATATTCACCATCATCAAAACCAGATAAATCAAAGCTCGAGCTAGCGCTTGAATTTCGAATTTGCAGTAGTTATCAAAATAAGCAGCATtgacataaaataattaaattaaaaaacaatgTAGAAAATAGACAAACAAGTAAAAGAGGTGGAGAATTGAGGAGGCACCTCGAAGTATCTCTGGCAGGGTTGGGGGAATTGGATTCAGCAATGTCGTCGGATTTGGAAGGATGCTGCTCCTGCTGTTGCTCTTTGGCTTTGGCTTTGCCTTTGAGATTGAACCAATAGGTACGGCAGATGGAGAAGGCGGAAAGTGCGGTGAAGGCGAACCAGAGTCGGCGGGCACCGAATCCCGGCGGAGCCGTCCAGAGGAAACGGAACTTGCTGCGGAGGCCGAGGAAGACGAGGCCAGTCCATCGCGGGCGCCAGGACCACCCGATGACAAGGCCAATCATGACGGCGAGCCAAATCGGCACCGCGCATAGCAGTATGTCGACGAATGTCTCCGTTATGGAGGGATTCTTCATGAACTCAACCAGATCGAAGAAAGGTTCATCCATTTTCAAAGAAtctgtctctctctctttctctctttctctctcttatcGAAATCGTAACGGAATTTCAGAAGATGGAAACCCTGTCGTTGCAGCTCAAGAGGACACACCCAACCAGctccttttcccttttttttatttttaggattaggaGAGAGAAAGTACTACAGCGGTTTACACAGTAAGAAAGTTGTGCCACGTGGCAGAGTCGTTGCCGTCGATGCGGTcgcatttaatttgttttaagaTTAGTT
The Arachis duranensis cultivar V14167 chromosome 5, aradu.V14167.gnm2.J7QH, whole genome shotgun sequence genome window above contains:
- the LOC107488492 gene encoding uncharacterized protein LOC107488492, producing MDEPFFDLVEFMKNPSITETFVDILLCAVPIWLAVMIGLVIGWSWRPRWTGLVFLGLRSKFRFLWTAPPGFGARRLWFAFTALSAFSICRTYWFNLKGKAKAKEQQQEQHPSKSDDIAESNSPNPARDTSRSSDKADDKGQDLVTQADLEHFLHLLEGNDGEMDWQSFMEKTTPTMQYQAWRHDPENGPTIYRSRTVFEDATPELVRDFFWDDDFRRKWDTMLAYCKVLEECPHNGTMVTHWIKKFPFFCSDREYVIARRIWQAGNTYYCVTKGVPYASLPKRDKPRRVDLYFSSWAIKSVESRKGDGQLTACEVTLLHFEDMGIPKDVAKLGVRHGMWGAVKKLHSGMRAYQNTRKTDTSLSRCALMASKTTKISSETNMHCSVPASCREEEVKSIINNGRQKGHGIDWKWLAIGGTVALVLGVHNGPVGRALLLGAGHRFARR